One Doryrhamphus excisus isolate RoL2022-K1 chromosome 17, RoL_Dexc_1.0, whole genome shotgun sequence genomic region harbors:
- the LOC131105228 gene encoding uncharacterized protein LOC131105228 isoform X2, whose translation MEDKATPAILWYIYMFICVPSCLSAADFQVRTSTGQDVTLSCGTYRKNLLLPWNCISWYLVKADGVAAPLISYDCKVNEVHVHDSQLMGRIELAGQDLIIKDTRASDAGNYTCFISFFLGDLRHKTTTNLVVHVFTDWTLRMIALGGFLLIIVGMAATTYVIILRKRRETCVKTHVNRDAVADV comes from the exons ATGGAGGACAAGGCAACCCCTGCCATATTGTGGTATATTTACATGTTCATCTGCG TGCCTTCTTGTCTGTCAGCAGCAGATTTCCAAGTACGCACCTCTACCGGGCAGGATGTCACCCTGTCGTGTGGCACCTATCGAAAAAATCTATTATTGCCCTGGAATTGTATTTCCTGGTACTTGGTGAAAGCAGATGGAGTAGCAGCTCCTCTTATCTCCTATGATTGCAAGGTTAATGAAGTCCATGTGCATGACAGTCAACTGATGGGCAGAATAGAGTTGGCAGGTCAAGATTTGATCATCAAGGACACAAGAGCGTCTGATGCAGGGAATTATACCTGCTTCATATCTTTCTTCCTTGGAGACTTAAGACACAAGACAACCACCAATCTTGTTGTGCACG TCTTCACAGATTGGACATTACGGATGATCGCTTTGGGAGGGTTCCTGCTGATCATAGTGGGCATGGCGGCCACGACCTATGTCATCATCCTTAGAAAACG ACGTGAGACATGTGTCAAGACCCATGTGAATCGTG acgctgTAGCGGATGTTTGA
- the LOC131105228 gene encoding uncharacterized protein LOC131105228 isoform X1 yields MEDKATPAILWYIYMFICVPSCLSAADFQVRTSTGQDVTLSCGTYRKNLLLPWNCISWYLVKADGVAAPLISYDCKVNEVHVHDSQLMGRIELAGQDLIIKDTRASDAGNYTCFISFFLGDLRHKTTTNLVVHVFTDWTLRMIALGGFLLIIVGMAATTYVIILRKRRETCVKTHVNRGENICSSCINRIICADVMCFFHFFTPFMA; encoded by the exons ATGGAGGACAAGGCAACCCCTGCCATATTGTGGTATATTTACATGTTCATCTGCG TGCCTTCTTGTCTGTCAGCAGCAGATTTCCAAGTACGCACCTCTACCGGGCAGGATGTCACCCTGTCGTGTGGCACCTATCGAAAAAATCTATTATTGCCCTGGAATTGTATTTCCTGGTACTTGGTGAAAGCAGATGGAGTAGCAGCTCCTCTTATCTCCTATGATTGCAAGGTTAATGAAGTCCATGTGCATGACAGTCAACTGATGGGCAGAATAGAGTTGGCAGGTCAAGATTTGATCATCAAGGACACAAGAGCGTCTGATGCAGGGAATTATACCTGCTTCATATCTTTCTTCCTTGGAGACTTAAGACACAAGACAACCACCAATCTTGTTGTGCACG TCTTCACAGATTGGACATTACGGATGATCGCTTTGGGAGGGTTCCTGCTGATCATAGTGGGCATGGCGGCCACGACCTATGTCATCATCCTTAGAAAACG ACGTGAGACATGTGTCAAGACCCATGTGAATCGTGGTGAGAACATTTGTTCCTCCTGTATTAACCGCATTATCTGTGCCGATGTGATGTGTTTCTTTCACTTCTTCACTCCTTTCATGGCCTGA